A genomic segment from Chrysemys picta bellii isolate R12L10 chromosome 11, ASM1138683v2, whole genome shotgun sequence encodes:
- the CREB1 gene encoding cyclic AMP-responsive element-binding protein 1 isoform X4, giving the protein MTNAAATQPGTTILQYAQTTDGQQILVPSNQVVVQAASGDVQTYQIRTAPTSTIAPGVVMASSPALPTQPAEEAARKREVRLMKNREAARECRRKKKEYVKCLENRVAVLENQNKTLIEELKALKDLYCHKSD; this is encoded by the exons ATGACGAACGCAGCTGCAACCCAGCCCGGCACCACCATTTTACAATATGCGCAGACCACTGATGGACAACAGATTCTTGTACCGAGTAACCAAGTTGTTGTACAAG CTGCCTCAGGAGATGTGCAGACCTACCAGATTCGCacagcacccaccagcaccatTGCACCTGGCGTGGTCAtggcctcctccccagcacttccTACCCAGCCAGCGGAGGAAGCTGCACGAAAGAGAGAAGTGCGTCTAATGAAGAACAG GGAGGCAGCACGTGAGTGTCGCAGGAAGAAGAAGGAATATGTGAAATGTCTAGAAAACCGAGTGGCTGTGCTTGaaaaccaaaacaagacactgatTGAGGAGCTGAAAGCACTTAAGGACCTTTACTGCCACAAATCAGATTAA
- the CREB1 gene encoding cyclic AMP-responsive element-binding protein 1 isoform X3: MERKKSPLLQKVKIHRSQWTVSQTLRNAERSFPDDPPTDAPGVPRIEEEKSEEETSAPAITTVTVPTPIYQTSSGQYIAITQGGAIQLANNGTDGVQGLQTLTMTNAAATQPGTTILQYAQTTDGQQILVPSNQVVVQAASGDVQTYQIRTAPTSTIAPGVVMASSPALPTQPAEEAARKREVRLMKNREAARECRRKKKEYVKCLENRVAVLENQNKTLIEELKALKDLYCHKSD; this comes from the exons GAAAAAA ATCTCCACTATTGCAGAAAGTGAAGATTCACAGGAGTCAGTGGACAGTGTCACAGACTCTCAGAAACGCAGAGAGATCCTTTCCAGACGACCCTCCTACAG ACGCCCCAGGAGTGCCAAGGATTGAAGAAGAAAAGTCCGAAGAGGAGACATCAGCACCTGCCATCACCACTGTGACAGTGCCAACTCCAATTTACCAAACCAGCAGTGGGCAGTACA ttgctatcacccaaggaggagcaatacagctgGCTAACAATGGCACAGATGGAGTACAGGGCCTCCAGACGTTGACCATGACGAACGCAGCTGCAACCCAGCCCGGCACCACCATTTTACAATATGCGCAGACCACTGATGGACAACAGATTCTTGTACCGAGTAACCAAGTTGTTGTACAAG CTGCCTCAGGAGATGTGCAGACCTACCAGATTCGCacagcacccaccagcaccatTGCACCTGGCGTGGTCAtggcctcctccccagcacttccTACCCAGCCAGCGGAGGAAGCTGCACGAAAGAGAGAAGTGCGTCTAATGAAGAACAG GGAGGCAGCACGTGAGTGTCGCAGGAAGAAGAAGGAATATGTGAAATGTCTAGAAAACCGAGTGGCTGTGCTTGaaaaccaaaacaagacactgatTGAGGAGCTGAAAGCACTTAAGGACCTTTACTGCCACAAATCAGATTAA